CACGTCTATTCCAATCTCGATTTGTTAAATTTTAGAGTTTGTATCGTTACCTAACTTATGGCACAGCCATTTGTCTTAAAGTTGATTGTCGGTAAAATAAATATCCTGTTTGTCTTTATTTTACCAAATTTTCTGCTTGCATTTGTGTTTGAACCTCAGCGTGAACTTTGCTGGGCAGGCCCCACAATTTAATGAAGCCAACCGCTGCGTCTTGATCAAAGGTATCAGCAGATGTGTAAGTCGCCAAGTTTTCAGAGTATAAACTATTTTCAGATTTACGTCCTTCCACAATCACGTTGCCTTTTAGTAATTTAACGCGGACGATACCGTTGACATATTTTTGCGTTTCTTTTAGAAAAGCAATTAAAGCGTCAGTTAGTGGATTGAACCATAATGCGTTATAAATAATGTTACTTAATTGCTGTTCAATCATCGGTTTGAAATGGGCTACTTCACGGACGAAAGTTAAGTCTTCCAATTCTTTATGTGCCTTCATTAAAGTCACTGCGCCGGGACATTCGTAGACTTCGCGGGATTTAATGCCAACCAGACGATTTTCCACGTGGTCGATTCGCCCCACGCCATGTTTGCCGGCAATTAAATTTAATTCCATAATAATGTCAGCAAAATTGTAGGTTTCACCATTTAATGCCACCGGAACGCCTTGATCAAAGGTAATTTCCACGATATCAGCTGTATCAGGTGTATCTTCAATGGCAGTGGTAATTTCGTAAGCTCCTTCAGGGGGTGTTGCCCAAGGATCTTCAAGGATGCCGCACTCACACGCACGTCCCCAAATATTTTGATCAATCGAATAAGGATTATCTAAATTCGCTGGAATTGGTACACCTTTTTTGGCGGCGTAAGCAATTTCTTCTTCACGAGACCATTTCCACTCACGGACAGGTGCAATCACTTTTAATTCTGGCGCTAAAGAATTGATTGCAACTTCAAAACGCACTTGGTCATTTCCTTTACCAGTACAACCATGTGCAACCGTTGTAGCGCCAGTTGATCGGGCTAGTTCAACTAATTTTTTCGCAATTAACGGTCGGGATAGTGCAGATACTAAAGGATAAGACTGTTCGTAAAAAGTGTGGCCTTGCAATGCAATTAAGGCATACTCTTCGGCGAACTCGTCTTTAGCATCGATGGCATAAGAGGCGATTGCCCCCACTTGCAACGCTTTTTCCTTAATAAACGCCGTATCTTTTCCTTCCCCAATATCTAAACAACACGCGATGACGTCATACCCTTCATCGGTCAACCACTTAATGGATACGGAGGTATCAAGTCCTCCTGAATATGCTAATACAACCTTCTCTTTCATAATAAATACGCCCTTTCTGTTGTGCTTTTTTCAGTGTGAGTAAAAATGTGTTGACGCTATCGTATCAAATTGAAAATTAAAAAGCAAGCAAAAATATAAATATTTATACAAAATATTTTTAAAAAAGCATAAATCATACAAAAATAGCTGGTTTATAAAGTTTGGTTTGTATAAAAGAACAAAATCGCTTAAAGAAATCTAAAAATCATTTTCTGAAAAATGATGGAATAAAATGTAACAAGGACTGTTTGTTGAAAATGTCTTTTTCTAAAAAATTTGATTATTATAGTAGGGAAATAATGGCAGGAAAAAATAAAGTTTAAAAATGCTGGGAAAAGCCGCGACTTTTGATTGACTTTGCGCAGTTTTACCGTTATTATGTTAAATGGTATTGTTTACCCCACAAAGAGCCCCGGAAACTCAAGTGATTGTAAACATTCGAAATTGAAATTGGAGGAAAAAATCTTGCGTACAACATATATGGCCAAACCAGGCGAAGTAGAACGTAAATGGTATGTAGTAGACGCTACTGATGTTCCAATGGGACGCCTTTCAGCAGTCGTTGCTTCAATCTTACGCGGTAAAAACAAACCAACTTTCACCCCCCATGTGGATACAGGTGATTTTGTAATCGTCATTAACGCTGACAAAGTGAAATTAACAGGTAAAAAAGCATCTGATAAAATTTACTACCGTCACTCAAATCATCCTGGCGGCTTGAAACAAGTTTCAGCTGGTGAATTGCGTGCTAAAAATTCTCGTCGTTTGATCGAAACTTCTGTAAAAGGTATGCTTCCTAAAAACACTTTGGGTCGCGCACAAGGCATGAAGCTACACGTTTACGGTGGCGCTGAACATCCACATGCAGCTCAACAACCAGAAGTATTAGACATCACAAACTTAATTTAATAGGAGGGAATTTCATTGGCACAAGCTCAATATATCGGCACAGGCCGTCGTAAAAATGCAGTAGCTCGCGTACGTTTGGTACCAGGTACTGGTAAAATTACTATCAATAAAAAAGACGTTGAAGAATATATCCCACATGCTGACCTACGTTTAGTTATCAACCAACCATTTGGCGTAACTGAAACAACTGGCGCTTACGATGTAATCGTAAACGTAAACGGTGGGGGCTATGCTGGACAATCTGGCGCAATCCGCCACGGT
The DNA window shown above is from Enterococcus montenegrensis and carries:
- a CDS encoding argininosuccinate synthase, translating into MKEKVVLAYSGGLDTSVSIKWLTDEGYDVIACCLDIGEGKDTAFIKEKALQVGAIASYAIDAKDEFAEEYALIALQGHTFYEQSYPLVSALSRPLIAKKLVELARSTGATTVAHGCTGKGNDQVRFEVAINSLAPELKVIAPVREWKWSREEEIAYAAKKGVPIPANLDNPYSIDQNIWGRACECGILEDPWATPPEGAYEITTAIEDTPDTADIVEITFDQGVPVALNGETYNFADIIMELNLIAGKHGVGRIDHVENRLVGIKSREVYECPGAVTLMKAHKELEDLTFVREVAHFKPMIEQQLSNIIYNALWFNPLTDALIAFLKETQKYVNGIVRVKLLKGNVIVEGRKSENSLYSENLATYTSADTFDQDAAVGFIKLWGLPSKVHAEVQTQMQAENLVK
- the rplM gene encoding 50S ribosomal protein L13, whose product is MLRTTYMAKPGEVERKWYVVDATDVPMGRLSAVVASILRGKNKPTFTPHVDTGDFVIVINADKVKLTGKKASDKIYYRHSNHPGGLKQVSAGELRAKNSRRLIETSVKGMLPKNTLGRAQGMKLHVYGGAEHPHAAQQPEVLDITNLI
- the rpsI gene encoding 30S ribosomal protein S9 is translated as MAQAQYIGTGRRKNAVARVRLVPGTGKITINKKDVEEYIPHADLRLVINQPFGVTETTGAYDVIVNVNGGGYAGQSGAIRHGISRALLEVDPDFRLALKRAGLLTRDARMVERKKPGLKKARKASQFSKR